From Ramlibacter agri, a single genomic window includes:
- the paoA gene encoding aldehyde dehydrogenase iron-sulfur subunit PaoA — protein MAEKDGPDGDMTRRDVLRVAGALAAASSSLGAEAQQAQAAPRVAEPQPQYVPVRLFVNGQSRDLNVDTRTTLLDLLRENLQLTGTKKGCDHGQCGACTVLVDGRRINSCLTLALMHDGQQVTTIEGLAQGNQLHPLQAAFIKHDGFQCGYCTPGQICSGVAMLGEVRAGMPSFVTADLHAVPRLTPEEIRERMSGNICRCSCYPNIVAAIEEVGGGT, from the coding sequence ATGGCAGAGAAAGACGGTCCCGACGGGGACATGACGCGCCGCGACGTGCTGCGCGTGGCGGGCGCGTTGGCGGCCGCATCGAGTTCACTGGGCGCCGAGGCCCAGCAAGCGCAGGCAGCGCCTCGCGTGGCCGAGCCGCAACCGCAATACGTGCCCGTGCGGCTGTTCGTCAACGGCCAGTCGCGCGACCTGAACGTCGACACCCGCACCACGCTGCTCGACTTGCTGCGCGAGAACCTGCAGCTCACCGGCACCAAGAAGGGCTGCGACCACGGCCAGTGCGGCGCTTGCACGGTGCTGGTGGATGGCCGCCGCATCAACAGCTGCCTCACCTTGGCGCTGATGCACGACGGCCAACAGGTCACCACCATCGAAGGCCTGGCGCAGGGCAACCAGCTGCATCCGCTGCAGGCCGCCTTCATCAAGCACGACGGCTTCCAGTGCGGCTATTGCACGCCGGGGCAGATCTGCTCCGGTGTCGCCATGCTGGGCGAAGTACGCGCCGGCATGCCCAGCTTCGTGACGGCGGACCTGCACGCGGTGCCGCGCCTCACGCCGGAGGAGATCCGCGAGCGCATGAGCGGCAACATCTGCCGCTGCAGTTGCTACCCGAACATCGTCGCGGCGATCGAGGAAGTGGGAGGCGGCACATGA
- a CDS encoding homoserine kinase, translating into MAVFTEVSADEARALLRALKLGELRELRGIQSGIENTNYFVTAEDMFGATEYVLTLFERLTAEQLPFYLHLMKHLAQHGIPVPDPAADKDGDILHTVAGKPAALVNKLAGGHELAPGPDHCSQVGAMLARMHLAGRDYKRHQPNLRSLAWWNETVPVVLPFLEPEQAALLRSELAFQNHVAGSSAWQALPRGPVHADLFRDNVMFDGGQLTGFFDFYFAGIDAWLFDLAVCLNDWAIDLPTGRHDPERARAFVAAYASVRPLTAAERQLLPAMLRAGALRFWISRLWDFHLPREASLLKPHDPTHFERVLRQRIAQPVTAAALG; encoded by the coding sequence ATGGCTGTATTCACCGAAGTCTCGGCCGACGAGGCGCGCGCGCTGCTGCGCGCCTTGAAACTGGGCGAGCTGCGCGAATTGCGCGGCATCCAGAGCGGCATCGAGAACACCAACTATTTCGTCACCGCCGAAGACATGTTCGGCGCCACCGAATACGTCCTGACCCTGTTCGAGCGCCTCACCGCAGAACAGCTGCCGTTCTACCTGCACCTGATGAAGCACCTGGCGCAGCACGGCATCCCGGTGCCGGACCCGGCGGCGGACAAGGACGGCGACATCCTGCACACTGTGGCCGGCAAGCCCGCCGCCCTGGTGAACAAGCTGGCCGGCGGCCACGAGCTCGCTCCCGGCCCGGACCATTGCAGCCAGGTGGGCGCCATGCTGGCGCGCATGCACCTGGCCGGCCGCGACTACAAGCGCCACCAGCCCAACCTGCGCAGCCTGGCCTGGTGGAACGAGACGGTGCCGGTGGTGCTGCCCTTCCTGGAGCCGGAACAGGCGGCCCTGCTGCGCAGCGAGCTGGCCTTCCAGAACCACGTGGCCGGCAGCTCCGCCTGGCAGGCGCTGCCGCGCGGCCCGGTGCACGCCGACCTGTTCCGCGACAACGTGATGTTCGACGGCGGCCAGCTGACCGGCTTCTTCGACTTCTACTTCGCCGGCATCGACGCCTGGCTGTTCGACCTGGCCGTCTGCCTGAACGACTGGGCGATCGACCTGCCCACCGGCCGGCACGACCCCGAGCGGGCCCGCGCCTTCGTCGCGGCCTATGCCTCGGTGCGGCCGTTGACGGCGGCGGAGCGCCAGCTGCTGCCGGCGATGCTGCGCGCCGGCGCGCTGCGCTTCTGGATCTCGCGCCTGTGGGACTTCCACCTGCCGCGCGAGGCTTCGCTGCTGAAGCCGCACGACCCCACCCACTTCGAGCGCGTGCTGCGGCAGCGCATCGCGCAGCCGGTCACGGCCGCCGCCCTCGGCTGA
- a CDS encoding YXWGXW repeat-containing protein produces the protein MGSKKTWIVTAAAALAAASALLAAPAQAAGVYVEIAPPAPRVEAVPQPRHGQSWVPGHWEWRRHQYVWAPGYYVAMRPGYRYAEPHWVQVGGRWSYEPGRWERAERDRDHDGVPDRFDRHPDNPHRS, from the coding sequence ATGGGCAGCAAGAAAACCTGGATCGTCACCGCCGCCGCCGCGCTCGCCGCGGCCAGCGCCCTGCTCGCTGCGCCAGCGCAGGCGGCCGGCGTGTATGTCGAGATCGCGCCGCCGGCGCCGCGCGTGGAAGCCGTGCCGCAGCCGCGCCATGGCCAGAGCTGGGTGCCGGGCCACTGGGAATGGCGCCGCCACCAGTACGTGTGGGCGCCGGGCTACTACGTGGCGATGCGCCCGGGCTACCGCTATGCCGAGCCCCATTGGGTGCAGGTGGGCGGCCGCTGGAGCTACGAGCCGGGCCGCTGGGAACGCGCGGAACGCGACCGCGATCACGACGGCGTGCCGGACCGCTTCGATCGCCACCCGGACAACCCGCACCGCAGCTGA
- a CDS encoding DUF4142 domain-containing protein, whose translation MIRGRKQFPAFPPLAFAILALALAGAHAQPRPPSYAAAAAAEARPLGSAQKLERHFLQLTAANARFEADASRLVPTRSTSPAAKEIARAVMDRQKTMQPELLHLLQARGMAMPILSNDHNKVMKQLGKASGAKFDRMYVEEVALRTYQADIENFEKMATQAEDPVLKAWVERQLPALRNQLAAVNRALPSASLRGQRAV comes from the coding sequence GTGATCCGAGGTCGAAAGCAGTTCCCCGCATTCCCGCCGCTGGCGTTCGCAATCCTGGCGCTGGCGCTTGCCGGCGCGCACGCGCAGCCGCGCCCCCCGAGCTACGCCGCGGCCGCCGCCGCCGAGGCCAGGCCGCTGGGCAGCGCGCAGAAGCTCGAGCGCCACTTCCTGCAGCTCACGGCGGCCAACGCCCGTTTCGAGGCCGATGCCTCGCGGCTGGTGCCCACCCGTTCCACCAGCCCCGCCGCCAAGGAAATCGCCCGGGCGGTGATGGACCGCCAGAAGACGATGCAGCCGGAACTGTTGCACCTGCTGCAGGCGCGCGGCATGGCCATGCCCATCCTGAGCAACGACCACAACAAGGTGATGAAGCAGCTGGGCAAGGCCAGCGGCGCGAAGTTCGACCGCATGTACGTCGAGGAGGTCGCGCTGCGCACCTACCAGGCCGACATCGAGAACTTCGAGAAGATGGCCACGCAGGCCGAGGACCCGGTGCTGAAGGCCTGGGTCGAAAGGCAGCTGCCGGCGCTGCGCAACCAGCTCGCCGCCGTCAACCGCGCGCTGCCCAGCGCTTCGCTGCGCGGGCAACGCGCCGTGTGA
- a CDS encoding FAD binding domain-containing protein translates to MKAFTYERAASPEAAAQAAAQHPGAKFIAGGTNLLDLMKLQVETPVHLVDINRIGLDRIEDLPGGGLRIGTMVRNSDLAADPRVRQRYPVLSRALLAGASAQLRNKATTGGNLLQRTRCYYFYDTSKPCNKRTPGSGCSAIGGFNRIHAIVGASDQCIAVHPSDMAVAMRALDAQVETVSPQGQRRVIPIADFHRLPGSTPNVETELQPGDFITAVSLPPPPPGVQLYRKVRDRASYAFALVSVAAIVDAQGGTVRNARLAFGGLAHKPWRVPQAEQALANVPAAPQSYDAAASAVLAGARGQGHNDFKIPLLRRVLAGVLGEATRT, encoded by the coding sequence ATGAAGGCCTTCACTTACGAGCGGGCCGCCAGCCCCGAAGCGGCGGCGCAGGCGGCGGCGCAGCACCCGGGCGCGAAGTTCATCGCCGGCGGCACCAACCTGCTGGACCTGATGAAGCTGCAGGTCGAGACGCCCGTCCACCTGGTCGACATCAACCGCATCGGGCTGGACCGCATCGAGGACCTGCCAGGCGGCGGCCTGCGCATCGGCACGATGGTGCGCAACAGCGACCTTGCCGCCGACCCGCGCGTGCGCCAGCGCTATCCGGTGTTGAGCCGCGCGCTGCTGGCCGGCGCGTCGGCGCAGTTGCGCAACAAGGCCACCACCGGCGGCAACCTGCTGCAACGCACGCGCTGCTACTACTTCTACGACACCAGCAAGCCGTGCAACAAGCGCACGCCCGGCTCGGGCTGTTCCGCCATCGGCGGCTTCAACCGCATCCACGCCATCGTCGGGGCCAGCGACCAGTGCATCGCGGTGCATCCCTCGGACATGGCGGTGGCGATGCGCGCGCTCGACGCGCAGGTGGAGACGGTTTCGCCGCAGGGGCAGCGGCGAGTGATCCCGATTGCCGACTTCCACCGGCTGCCGGGCAGCACGCCCAACGTCGAGACCGAGCTGCAGCCCGGCGATTTCATTACCGCCGTGAGCCTGCCGCCGCCGCCGCCCGGCGTGCAGCTGTATCGCAAGGTGCGTGACCGCGCGTCCTATGCCTTCGCGCTGGTGTCGGTGGCCGCCATCGTCGATGCGCAGGGCGGCACGGTGCGCAATGCGCGGCTCGCCTTCGGCGGCCTCGCCCACAAGCCCTGGCGCGTGCCGCAGGCCGAACAGGCGCTGGCCAACGTGCCTGCCGCACCGCAGTCCTACGACGCCGCGGCGAGCGCGGTGCTCGCCGGCGCGCGTGGCCAGGGCCACAACGATTTCAAGATCCCGCTGCTGCGCCGCGTGCTGGCCGGCGTGCTGGGCGAAGCGACACGTACCTGA
- the polA gene encoding DNA polymerase I has product MSNTDDHVPQPEPKTLLLVDGSSYLYRAFHAMPDLRAVPGDPASAATGAIRGMINMMQKLRKDVRADYAACIFDAPGGTFRDELYPEYKATRSPMPPDLRTQIDPIHEVVRLLGWKVLNVPGVEADDVIGTLACLGTRHGMRTIISSGDKDLSQLVNESVTVIDTMNDRRRDVAGVEAEFGVPPRLMVDYQTLVGDTVDNVPGVNKVGPKTAVKLLQEWGSVDNLVANADKVKGAVGENLRKALDWLPKGRALVTIRTDCDLKDHIPGFPALEDIVINGQDSEKLKEFYERYGFKGLVKQLETHDVPPELLEEHQSRKKVGPGERQPAGLFDEPDLSGPSQVTNLQYDTVFTWEAFDTWLARIEAAPLVALDTETNSLDEMRADIVGLSFSTEPGVACYIPLGHNYPDAPEQLPLEEVLAKLKPWLENPEKHKLGQHVKYDRHVFANHGIEVRGYVHDTMLQSYVLEVHKPHGLASLAERHLGRTGIDYETIAGKGVHQITFNQVSIDKAAEYSCEDSDQTIDVHRVLWPRLEQDSKLKFIYDLEIRSSEALYRIERNGVLIDGTELERQSKDLGHRIVQLERDAHELAGQPFNLGSPKQLGEILFVKLGLPVVKKTASGAPSTDEEVLEKLADDYPLPAKVLEHRSLAKLKGTYTDKLAQLAHPRTGRVHTHYAQAVAVTGRLSSNDPNLQNIPVRTAEGRRVREAFIAPAGHRIASADYSQIELRIMAHISEDEALLRAFRENIDVHRATASEVFGVPVEQVSSEQRRYAKVINFGLIYGMSSFGLARNLGIENAAAKSYIDRYFQRYPGVKTYMDETRLAAKSRGYVETVFGRRLYLPEINSPNGPRRGSAERQAINAPMQGTAADLIKLSMVKVQETLDREQRRTKMIMQVHDELVFEVPEDEVDWLKAEIPRLMASVAELQVPLLAEIGVGANWEEAH; this is encoded by the coding sequence ATGAGCAACACGGACGATCACGTTCCCCAACCCGAACCGAAAACCCTTCTGCTGGTGGACGGTTCCAGCTACCTGTACCGCGCATTCCACGCCATGCCGGACCTGCGCGCGGTGCCGGGCGACCCCGCCAGCGCGGCGACGGGCGCCATCCGCGGCATGATCAACATGATGCAGAAGCTGCGCAAGGACGTGCGCGCCGACTACGCGGCCTGCATCTTCGACGCGCCCGGCGGCACCTTCCGCGACGAGCTCTACCCCGAGTACAAGGCGACCCGTTCGCCGATGCCGCCCGACCTGCGCACGCAGATCGACCCGATCCACGAAGTGGTTCGCCTCCTGGGCTGGAAGGTGCTGAACGTGCCCGGCGTGGAAGCCGACGACGTCATCGGCACGCTGGCCTGCCTGGGCACCCGGCATGGCATGCGCACCATCATCTCCAGCGGCGACAAGGACCTGTCGCAGCTGGTGAACGAGAGCGTGACCGTCATCGACACGATGAACGACCGCCGCCGCGACGTCGCCGGCGTCGAGGCCGAGTTCGGCGTGCCGCCGCGGCTGATGGTGGACTACCAGACGCTGGTGGGCGACACGGTCGACAACGTGCCGGGCGTGAACAAGGTCGGCCCCAAGACGGCGGTGAAGCTGCTGCAGGAATGGGGCTCGGTCGACAACCTGGTCGCCAACGCCGACAAGGTGAAGGGCGCCGTCGGCGAGAACCTGCGCAAGGCGCTGGACTGGCTGCCCAAGGGCCGCGCGCTGGTCACCATCCGCACCGACTGCGACCTGAAGGACCACATCCCCGGCTTCCCGGCGCTGGAAGACATCGTCATCAACGGCCAGGACAGCGAGAAGCTCAAGGAGTTCTACGAGCGCTACGGCTTCAAGGGCCTGGTGAAGCAGCTCGAGACGCACGACGTGCCGCCTGAGCTGCTGGAGGAACACCAGAGCCGCAAGAAGGTCGGCCCCGGCGAGCGCCAGCCCGCCGGCCTGTTCGACGAGCCGGACCTGAGTGGCCCGTCGCAGGTGACCAACCTGCAGTACGACACGGTGTTCACCTGGGAAGCCTTCGACACCTGGCTCGCGCGCATCGAGGCCGCGCCGCTGGTGGCGCTGGACACCGAGACGAATTCGCTGGACGAGATGCGGGCAGACATCGTCGGCCTGTCCTTCAGCACCGAGCCGGGCGTGGCCTGCTACATCCCGCTGGGCCACAACTATCCGGACGCGCCCGAGCAGCTGCCGCTGGAAGAAGTGCTGGCGAAGCTGAAGCCCTGGCTGGAGAACCCCGAAAAGCACAAGCTCGGCCAGCACGTGAAGTACGACCGCCACGTGTTCGCCAACCACGGCATCGAGGTGCGCGGCTACGTGCATGACACGATGCTGCAAAGCTACGTGCTGGAAGTGCACAAGCCGCACGGCCTGGCGAGCCTCGCCGAGCGGCACCTGGGCCGCACTGGCATCGACTACGAGACGATCGCCGGCAAGGGCGTGCACCAGATCACCTTCAACCAGGTGAGCATCGACAAGGCGGCCGAATATTCCTGCGAGGACTCGGACCAGACCATCGACGTGCATCGCGTGCTGTGGCCGCGGCTGGAGCAGGACAGCAAGCTGAAGTTCATCTACGACCTGGAGATCCGGAGCAGCGAGGCGCTGTACCGCATCGAGCGCAATGGCGTGCTGATCGACGGCACGGAGCTCGAGCGGCAAAGCAAGGACCTGGGCCACCGCATCGTGCAGCTGGAACGCGATGCGCACGAGCTTGCGGGCCAGCCGTTCAACCTGGGCAGCCCCAAGCAGCTGGGCGAGATCCTGTTCGTCAAGCTGGGCCTGCCGGTGGTGAAGAAGACCGCCAGCGGCGCGCCGAGCACCGACGAAGAGGTGCTGGAGAAGCTGGCGGACGACTACCCGCTGCCGGCCAAGGTGCTGGAGCATCGCAGCCTGGCCAAGCTGAAGGGAACCTACACTGACAAGCTGGCGCAGCTGGCGCACCCCAGGACCGGCCGCGTGCACACGCACTACGCGCAGGCGGTGGCGGTCACGGGGCGGCTTTCCAGCAACGACCCCAACCTGCAGAACATCCCGGTCCGCACGGCCGAAGGCCGGCGCGTGCGCGAGGCCTTCATCGCGCCGGCCGGGCACCGCATCGCCAGCGCCGACTACAGCCAGATCGAGCTGCGGATCATGGCGCACATCAGCGAGGACGAGGCGCTGCTGCGCGCCTTTCGCGAGAACATCGACGTGCACCGCGCGACGGCCTCGGAAGTGTTCGGCGTGCCGGTGGAGCAGGTGTCGAGCGAGCAGCGCCGCTACGCCAAGGTCATCAACTTCGGCCTGATCTACGGCATGAGCAGCTTCGGACTGGCGCGCAACCTCGGCATCGAGAATGCCGCGGCGAAGAGCTACATCGACCGCTACTTCCAGCGCTACCCGGGCGTGAAGACCTACATGGACGAGACGCGCCTGGCGGCCAAGAGCCGCGGCTACGTCGAGACCGTGTTCGGCCGGCGCCTGTACCTGCCGGAGATCAACTCGCCCAACGGCCCGCGCCGCGGCAGCGCCGAGCGCCAGGCCATCAACGCGCCGATGCAGGGCACGGCGGCCGACCTGATCAAGCTGTCGATGGTCAAGGTGCAGGAGACGCTAGACCGCGAGCAGCGCCGCACGAAGATGATCATGCAGGTGCACGACGAACTGGTGTTCGAAGTGCCGGAAGACGAAGTCGACTGGCTGAAGGCCGAGATCCCGCGCCTGATGGCCAGCGTCGCCGAATTGCAGGTGCCGCTGCTGGCGGAGATCGGCGTGGGGGCGAACTGGGAAGAAGCGCACTGA
- a CDS encoding xanthine dehydrogenase family protein molybdopterin-binding subunit: MEMKQPAGHNALDDNRQGLVGRPLDRVDGVPKVTGRAPYAYEVRAPARPAYGYLVEASIAKGRVAGVDTSAAERAPGVVLVWTHRNAPKQAPFGPMNLEDRFARAKPQLNDDRVQYYGEPVAFVVAESFEQARAAAQLVRVTYAPERGDYELQKNLAQAQKPKPSNGREPDSASGDFDAAFAAAPVQVDARYTTPVHIHAQMEPHASTAWWEGDRVVVNCSSQLLESAQKCVANTLQIPNEKVRILSRYIGGGFGGKLPIYGDAILAALASRQLNRPVKTALTRQQMFHLTTHRSDTVQRLRLGATRDGVLTAFGHEAWSHTARFDDFYESAAMVGRSLYAAPNRMTKNRVAHLDLPVSDSCRAPGEAVGMPALECAMDELAVQLGMDPIALRLRNEPKQDPEKHIPFSSRQLVACMHEGAKRFGWDLRHTQPGQQREGRWLVGMGMAAASRGNFLRPSKCKVHIDGNGMLTAKMSMTDIGTGSYTVFTQVAAEMLGLPPAQVSMQLGDSDFPETAGSGGSFGAASAGSALYDACDKLRTKLAQSAGIDPAQARFADGKITGCGKTATLATLAGASGIEADGEIQPGDMMKKYSQQAYGAFFAEVAVDTESGEVRVRRMLGVFAAGRILNAKTARSQAIGGMIWGVGETLHEEAVLDARHGCFANHDLAEYHVPAHADIPALDAYYLPEVDDKTNPLKIKGVGELGISGAGAAIANAIYNACGVRVRDFPITLDKVLAGMSA, encoded by the coding sequence ATGGAGATGAAGCAGCCCGCAGGGCACAACGCCCTGGACGACAACCGGCAAGGCCTGGTGGGCCGGCCGCTGGACCGCGTGGATGGCGTGCCGAAGGTGACGGGCCGCGCGCCCTATGCCTACGAAGTGCGCGCACCGGCACGCCCCGCCTACGGCTACCTGGTGGAGGCGAGCATCGCCAAGGGCCGCGTGGCCGGCGTCGACACGAGCGCGGCCGAACGCGCGCCCGGCGTCGTGCTGGTCTGGACCCACCGCAATGCGCCGAAGCAGGCGCCTTTCGGGCCGATGAACCTGGAGGACCGCTTCGCCCGCGCCAAGCCGCAGTTGAACGACGACCGGGTGCAGTACTACGGCGAGCCGGTGGCTTTCGTCGTTGCCGAGAGCTTCGAGCAGGCGCGGGCGGCGGCGCAGCTGGTGCGCGTCACTTATGCGCCGGAGCGCGGCGACTACGAGCTGCAGAAGAACCTGGCGCAGGCGCAGAAGCCCAAGCCTTCCAACGGCCGCGAGCCGGACTCCGCCAGCGGCGACTTCGATGCCGCCTTCGCCGCCGCGCCGGTGCAGGTGGACGCGCGCTACACCACGCCGGTGCACATCCACGCGCAAATGGAGCCGCACGCCAGCACCGCCTGGTGGGAAGGCGACCGGGTGGTCGTCAACTGCTCCTCGCAGCTGCTGGAAAGCGCGCAGAAGTGCGTGGCCAACACCTTGCAGATCCCCAACGAGAAGGTGCGCATCCTGAGCCGCTACATCGGCGGCGGCTTCGGCGGCAAGCTGCCGATCTACGGCGATGCGATCCTGGCGGCGCTCGCTTCGCGGCAGTTGAACCGGCCGGTGAAGACGGCGCTGACGCGCCAGCAGATGTTCCACCTCACCACGCACCGCAGCGACACCGTGCAGCGGCTGCGCCTGGGCGCCACGCGCGACGGCGTGCTGACGGCCTTCGGGCATGAGGCCTGGTCGCACACGGCGCGCTTCGACGACTTCTACGAATCGGCGGCGATGGTGGGGCGGTCGCTCTATGCGGCGCCGAATCGCATGACGAAGAACCGCGTCGCACACCTGGACCTGCCGGTGTCGGACTCGTGCCGCGCGCCGGGCGAAGCCGTCGGCATGCCGGCGCTCGAATGCGCCATGGACGAACTGGCGGTGCAACTGGGCATGGACCCGATCGCACTGCGCCTGCGCAACGAGCCGAAGCAGGATCCGGAGAAGCACATCCCGTTCTCCTCGCGCCAGCTGGTGGCGTGCATGCACGAAGGCGCGAAGCGTTTCGGCTGGGACCTGCGCCACACGCAGCCGGGCCAGCAGCGCGAAGGCCGCTGGCTGGTGGGCATGGGCATGGCCGCGGCCTCGCGCGGCAACTTCCTGCGGCCGTCCAAGTGCAAGGTGCATATCGACGGCAATGGCATGCTGACGGCGAAGATGTCGATGACCGACATCGGCACCGGCAGTTACACGGTGTTCACGCAGGTCGCGGCGGAGATGCTGGGCCTGCCGCCCGCGCAGGTGAGCATGCAGCTGGGCGACAGCGACTTCCCGGAAACGGCCGGTTCGGGCGGCTCGTTCGGCGCGGCAAGCGCCGGCTCGGCGCTGTACGACGCCTGCGACAAGCTGCGGACGAAGCTGGCGCAGTCGGCCGGCATCGACCCTGCACAGGCCCGCTTCGCCGACGGCAAGATCACCGGCTGCGGCAAGACGGCGACGCTTGCCACCTTGGCGGGCGCCTCCGGCATCGAGGCCGACGGCGAGATCCAGCCCGGCGACATGATGAAGAAGTATTCGCAGCAGGCCTACGGCGCCTTCTTCGCCGAGGTGGCGGTGGACACCGAGTCGGGCGAAGTGCGCGTGCGGCGCATGCTGGGCGTGTTCGCCGCCGGCCGCATCCTCAACGCGAAGACGGCGCGCTCGCAGGCGATCGGCGGGATGATCTGGGGCGTCGGCGAGACCCTGCACGAGGAAGCGGTGCTGGACGCGCGCCACGGCTGCTTCGCCAACCACGACCTCGCCGAATACCACGTGCCGGCGCATGCGGACATCCCGGCGCTGGACGCCTACTACCTGCCCGAAGTGGACGACAAGACGAACCCGCTGAAGATCAAGGGCGTCGGCGAACTGGGGATCAGCGGCGCCGGCGCGGCGATCGCCAACGCGATCTACAACGCCTGCGGCGTGCGCGTGCGCGATTTCCCGATCACGCTGGACAAGGTGCTGGCGGGGATGTCGGCCTGA
- a CDS encoding ZIP family metal transporter, whose protein sequence is MTATLAFILLATFAAGIGSVWLAAGLMRLGWGPEPRVRGLKEQHLLSLAAGALLATAFMHLLPEALESQAGAHAMFATLLVGVVFFFLLDKAELWHHGHEHHHGSHDEEHSHAHGLAHAHDHDHEHKDQRTGGWAVLTGDSVHCFGDGILIASAFAASTHLGLVAALAVLAHEVPHHIGDLAVLRQSSRSRRAALVKVSLAGAVTPLGGLVGWWLVDRLADYLPYFLVVASSSFIYVALADLIPQLQKRLGARETLAQVAWLLSGIALVTVASLMGHGH, encoded by the coding sequence ATGACCGCAACTCTCGCCTTCATCCTCCTCGCGACCTTCGCCGCCGGCATCGGCAGCGTGTGGCTGGCCGCCGGCCTCATGCGCCTGGGCTGGGGCCCCGAGCCGCGCGTGCGCGGACTCAAGGAGCAGCACCTCCTCAGCCTCGCCGCCGGCGCGCTGCTGGCCACCGCCTTCATGCACCTGCTGCCCGAAGCGCTGGAAAGCCAGGCCGGCGCGCACGCGATGTTCGCCACGCTGCTGGTCGGCGTGGTGTTCTTCTTCCTCCTGGACAAGGCGGAGCTCTGGCACCACGGCCACGAACACCACCACGGTTCGCACGACGAGGAACACAGCCACGCGCACGGGCTGGCGCATGCGCACGACCACGACCATGAGCACAAGGACCAGCGTACCGGCGGCTGGGCGGTGCTCACCGGCGACAGCGTGCACTGCTTCGGCGACGGCATCCTGATCGCCTCGGCCTTCGCGGCGAGCACGCATCTCGGCCTGGTGGCCGCGCTCGCGGTACTGGCGCACGAGGTGCCGCACCACATCGGCGACCTGGCCGTGCTGCGGCAGTCCAGCCGCTCGCGGCGCGCGGCCTTGGTGAAGGTGTCGCTGGCCGGCGCGGTGACGCCGCTGGGCGGCCTCGTCGGCTGGTGGCTGGTGGACCGGCTGGCGGACTACCTGCCTTACTTCCTGGTCGTGGCCAGCAGCAGCTTCATCTACGTGGCGCTGGCCGACCTCATCCCGCAATTGCAGAAGCGCCTGGGCGCGCGGGAGACGCTGGCCCAGGTCGCGTGGTTGCTGTCGGGGATTGCGCTGGTGACGGTGGCCAGCTTGATGGGGCACGGACACTAG
- a CDS encoding DUF4142 domain-containing protein: MKRFALLVLALAFGAAQAGNLAHADRKFIEHAAESGMFEVQIAQLANAKANDLQVKNFAGMLADQHTAANNELVKIASAKGVELPPAPTRSQRREIDKLGKRNGADFDQHFVREVGIKAHEKDIKSFQKARDDVQDADLKAFIEKTLPMLQDHLAQAQKLPEAAAKK; this comes from the coding sequence ATGAAGCGATTCGCGCTGCTCGTGCTGGCGCTGGCCTTCGGCGCCGCGCAGGCCGGGAACCTGGCGCACGCCGACCGCAAGTTCATCGAGCACGCTGCCGAGAGCGGCATGTTCGAAGTGCAGATCGCCCAGCTGGCCAACGCGAAGGCCAACGACCTGCAGGTGAAGAACTTCGCCGGCATGCTGGCGGACCAGCACACCGCCGCCAACAACGAGCTGGTGAAGATCGCCAGCGCCAAGGGCGTGGAGCTGCCGCCGGCGCCCACCCGCAGCCAGCGGCGCGAGATCGACAAGCTGGGCAAGCGCAACGGCGCCGACTTCGACCAGCACTTCGTGCGCGAGGTCGGCATCAAGGCGCACGAGAAGGACATCAAGTCGTTCCAGAAGGCCCGCGACGACGTCCAGGACGCCGACCTGAAGGCCTTCATCGAGAAGACCCTGCCGATGCTGCAGGACCATCTCGCGCAAGCGCAGAAACTGCCGGAAGCTGCGGCAAAGAAGTAA
- a CDS encoding 4-oxalocrotonate tautomerase: MPTIRVEMFEGRTLEQKKNLVQALTQACVQTLGSKAEGIDVLIYELKKQDWATGGELWSEKK, encoded by the coding sequence ATGCCGACCATCCGCGTCGAGATGTTCGAGGGCCGCACCCTCGAACAGAAGAAAAACCTCGTGCAAGCGCTCACGCAAGCCTGCGTCCAGACCCTGGGCAGCAAGGCCGAAGGCATCGACGTCCTGATCTACGAACTGAAGAAGCAGGACTGGGCGACGGGCGGGGAGTTGTGGTCGGAGAAAAAGTAG